From one Streptomyces mobaraensis genomic stretch:
- a CDS encoding AAA family ATPase → MLITLAVENYRSLSRLVLPLGPLTVVTGANGTGKSSLYRSLRLLADAARGGAVAALAREGGLPSTLWAGPGKTAGRDAAALRLGFAGDDFGYAVDFGYPSGAAGHPGSFFALDPEIKSEAV, encoded by the coding sequence GTGCTCATCACCCTCGCCGTCGAGAACTACCGCTCACTGAGCCGCCTCGTCCTGCCCCTGGGCCCGCTCACCGTGGTCACCGGAGCCAACGGCACCGGCAAGTCGTCGCTGTACCGCTCGCTGCGCCTGCTCGCCGACGCGGCGCGCGGCGGCGCGGTCGCGGCGCTCGCCCGGGAGGGCGGGCTGCCCTCCACCCTCTGGGCGGGCCCGGGGAAGACGGCGGGCCGCGACGCCGCCGCCCTGCGCCTCGGCTTCGCGGGCGACGACTTCGGGTACGCCGTCGACTTCGGCTACCCGAGCGGCGCGGCCGGCCACCCCGGGTCGTTCTTCGCCCTCGACCCCGAGATCAAGTCCGAGGCGGTCTAG
- a CDS encoding putative quinol monooxygenase, whose amino-acid sequence MSLFVVAECLAAPGKEDRLRTALEAMIEPSLEEPGCLAYRPYTDPNDPARMVIVEQWTGEEALAEHFTTPHFRHVAKVLEEILAEPLAIHRLVPAPETPAA is encoded by the coding sequence ATGTCCCTCTTCGTCGTCGCCGAATGCCTCGCCGCCCCCGGGAAGGAGGACCGGCTCCGCACCGCCCTGGAAGCGATGATCGAGCCGTCCCTGGAGGAGCCCGGCTGCCTCGCCTACCGCCCCTACACCGACCCCAACGACCCCGCGCGCATGGTGATAGTCGAACAGTGGACGGGCGAAGAGGCGCTCGCCGAGCACTTCACCACCCCGCACTTCCGCCACGTGGCCAAGGTCCTGGAAGAGATCCTGGCCGAGCCGCTGGCCATCCACCGCCTGGTCCCCGCCCCCGAGACCCCGGCGGCCTGA
- a CDS encoding AAA family ATPase — translation MLRPAALLSERKGPYVRVRSADGGWHRRTGALRAYDSMLSEVADPRHAPDVLAVRERIRAWRFYDHVRTDAHAPAREARIGTRTPVLAGDGADLAAALQTIRETGDAEALDAAVDAAFPGSRVEINPLGDRLDLRLRQHGLLRPLTAAELSDGTLRYLIWTAALLTPRPPELLVLNEPETSLHPDLLPPLAGLIRTAARRSQVMVVTHAHPLTTALAPEARVVELVKESGRTAVRGQGLLDEPAWHWPKR, via the coding sequence GTGCTGCGCCCGGCCGCCCTCCTGTCCGAGCGCAAGGGCCCGTACGTCAGGGTGCGTTCGGCGGACGGCGGCTGGCACCGCCGGACCGGCGCCCTCCGCGCGTACGACTCGATGCTGAGCGAGGTCGCGGACCCCCGGCACGCCCCCGATGTCCTCGCGGTCCGCGAGCGGATCCGCGCCTGGCGGTTCTACGACCACGTGCGCACCGACGCCCACGCCCCCGCCCGCGAGGCCCGGATCGGCACCCGCACCCCAGTGCTCGCCGGGGACGGCGCGGACCTGGCCGCCGCCCTCCAGACGATCCGCGAGACCGGCGACGCCGAGGCGCTCGACGCGGCGGTCGACGCCGCCTTCCCCGGCAGCCGGGTGGAGATCAATCCACTTGGCGACCGGCTGGACCTGCGGCTGCGCCAGCACGGCCTGCTCCGCCCGCTGACCGCCGCCGAACTGTCCGACGGCACCCTGCGCTACCTGATCTGGACCGCGGCCCTGCTCACCCCGCGCCCGCCGGAGCTCCTCGTCCTCAACGAACCCGAGACCAGCCTCCACCCCGACCTGCTGCCACCCCTGGCCGGCCTCATCCGCACCGCGGCCCGCCGCTCCCAGGTCATGGTCGTCACCCATGCCCATCCCCTCACGACCGCCCTCGCCCCCGAGGCCCGCGTCGTCGAACTGGTGAAGGAGTCCGGCCGGACCGCCGTCCGCGGGCAGGGACTGCTGGACGAGCCGGCGTGGCACTGGCCGAAGCGCTGA
- a CDS encoding helix-turn-helix domain-containing protein, with translation MRRTPDAGDRVPGAGARRASRAPAECPGAPARAWCWCLGLHLAACLHDGGRAGAGVAALPAAWRRHVVGGAPEGGLRRPGRGGGPLACGPAGRTGRPVSTTGLARRTGLTPGGASQHLKALRTVGLVSSHRVGRQVLYALTRAGEALVAAAGA, from the coding sequence ATGCGCCGGACGCCGGACGCCGGAGATCGGGTGCCGGGTGCCGGTGCCCGCCGCGCGTCCCGCGCACCGGCGGAGTGCCCCGGCGCACCGGCCAGGGCCTGGTGCTGGTGCCTCGGCCTTCACCTGGCCGCGTGTCTTCACGACGGTGGACGAGCTGGGGCAGGCGTCGCTGCACTACCCGCCGCGTGGCGTCGGCACGTTGTGGGAGGCGCGCCCGAGGGAGGTCTCCGACGCCCTGGCAGGGGTGGTGGGCCGCTCGCGTGCGGCCCTGCTGGCCGAACTGGCCGCCCCGTCTCCACCACCGGCCTCGCCCGCCGCACCGGCCTCACTCCCGGTGGCGCCTCGCAGCACCTGAAGGCCCTCCGCACGGTCGGCCTGGTCAGCTCGCACCGCGTGGGGCGGCAGGTGCTGTACGCGCTGACGCGGGCGGGGGAGGCGCTGGTGGCCGCGGCGGGGGCGTGA
- a CDS encoding GNAT family N-acetyltransferase, producing the protein MIAIREAGPADGDALGEIHAAAWEAAYGPFFAPEFVASAVRDRRTRWHARIADGTGTLLLATLDDRPSALSRSFPSPTRPGLAELHSFYGHPDGWGTGVAAALMTATLHRLRADGHPRVHLWTVRDTPRARRFYAKCGFTESGATRVVDYGDGTPIAQVEYERIC; encoded by the coding sequence GTGATCGCGATACGGGAAGCCGGCCCGGCCGACGGCGACGCCCTCGGTGAGATCCACGCGGCGGCGTGGGAGGCGGCGTACGGGCCCTTCTTCGCGCCGGAGTTCGTCGCGAGCGCCGTACGGGACCGGCGCACGCGGTGGCACGCGCGGATCGCGGACGGGACCGGAACGCTGCTGCTCGCCACGCTCGACGACCGTCCGTCCGCCCTGTCCCGCTCCTTCCCCTCCCCGACCCGTCCGGGCCTCGCGGAGCTCCACAGCTTCTACGGGCACCCCGACGGCTGGGGCACCGGCGTCGCCGCCGCCCTGATGACCGCGACGCTGCACCGTCTGCGGGCCGACGGCCACCCCCGCGTCCACCTGTGGACCGTGCGCGACACCCCGCGTGCCCGCCGCTTCTACGCCAAGTGCGGCTTCACGGAGAGCGGCGCGACCCGCGTCGTCGACTACGGCGACGGCACCCCGATCGCCCAGGTCGAGTACGAACGGATCTGCTGA
- a CDS encoding aldo/keto reductase: MASAPLPTLPLGTTGMDITRLGFGSWVVAGPGWRFGWGATDDTESVAAIRHAVASGVNWIDTAAVYGLGHAEELVGKAVAGLPAAERPYLFTKAGLVWDPEHPQAAPRRIMKPASVRRELEDSLRRLGVDHIDLYQVHYPDTGESLEYAGGGFGAVSPNATPLEEYWQVMADLKAEGKVRAIGLSNHSAEQLAAAERIAHVDVVQPPFSAINRSAAAEIAWAHANGTGVITYSPLQSGLLTGAFSAERVANLPADDWRTDHHDFTTGLAANLRLADALRPVAERYGATVAETALAWVLAWPGITGAIAGARTPAQIDGWIGGAAVELSAADLEEIATAITTTGAGTGPARP, translated from the coding sequence ATGGCCAGCGCCCCCCTCCCCACCCTCCCCCTCGGCACCACCGGCATGGACATCACCCGCCTGGGCTTCGGCTCCTGGGTGGTGGCCGGCCCCGGCTGGCGCTTCGGCTGGGGTGCAACCGACGACACCGAGTCCGTCGCCGCGATCCGGCACGCGGTCGCCTCGGGCGTGAACTGGATCGACACCGCCGCCGTCTACGGCCTGGGCCACGCCGAGGAGTTGGTCGGCAAGGCCGTCGCCGGGCTGCCCGCCGCCGAGCGCCCGTACCTGTTCACCAAGGCCGGCCTGGTGTGGGACCCGGAGCACCCGCAGGCCGCGCCCCGCCGGATCATGAAGCCGGCCAGTGTCCGCCGGGAGCTGGAGGACTCGCTGCGCCGGCTCGGCGTCGACCACATCGACCTCTACCAGGTGCACTACCCGGACACCGGCGAGTCGCTGGAGTACGCGGGCGGCGGCTTCGGCGCCGTCTCGCCGAACGCCACTCCGCTGGAGGAGTACTGGCAGGTCATGGCCGATCTGAAGGCCGAGGGCAAGGTCCGTGCGATCGGTCTCTCCAACCACTCGGCCGAGCAGCTGGCGGCCGCCGAGCGGATCGCCCACGTCGACGTCGTCCAGCCGCCGTTCTCCGCGATCAACCGCTCCGCGGCGGCCGAGATCGCCTGGGCGCACGCCAACGGGACGGGCGTGATCACCTACTCCCCGCTCCAGTCCGGCCTGCTCACCGGCGCCTTCTCGGCCGAGCGCGTCGCGAACCTCCCCGCGGACGACTGGCGGACCGACCACCACGACTTCACCACCGGCCTCGCCGCCAACCTCCGGCTGGCAGACGCGCTGCGGCCCGTGGCCGAACGGTACGGTGCCACCGTCGCCGAGACCGCCCTCGCCTGGGTGCTGGCCTGGCCCGGCATCACCGGCGCCATCGCCGGCGCCCGCACACCCGCCCAGATCGACGGCTGGATCGGCGGGGCGGCGGTGGAACTGTCGGCAGCCGACCTGGAGGAGATCGCCACCGCCATCACGACGACCGGCGCGGGCACCGGCCCCGCGCGCCCGTAA
- a CDS encoding helix-turn-helix transcriptional regulator, with the protein MALDRRAELGEFLRSRRARLRPAELGLPDYGGRRRVPGLRREELARLAGVSVDHYVRLEQGRTLHFSEAVLDAVARALRLDAVEREHLYRLARPWSDTDRPDGAAPAQRVRPGLRRLLDSAADVPAYVVGRNTDVLAWNRLAAALITDFGALPPRQRNLARLVFLDEGVRGLYADWRGKASDVAAYLRLDAGRHPDDPETAALIAELSAVSPEFREAWAEHRLKDKTHGRYLYRHPAVGELDLGFETFRLPDDPDQALVAHTVDEGSPSDTALRLLAVWAREGLPSGR; encoded by the coding sequence ATGGCACTGGACAGACGCGCGGAGTTGGGCGAGTTCCTGCGGTCCCGGCGGGCCCGGTTGCGGCCCGCGGAGCTGGGGCTACCGGACTACGGAGGGCGGCGGCGCGTACCCGGGCTGCGGAGGGAGGAGCTGGCCCGGCTGGCGGGAGTGAGCGTCGACCACTACGTCCGCCTGGAGCAGGGGCGCACCCTGCACTTCTCCGAGGCCGTCCTGGACGCGGTCGCCCGCGCCCTGCGCCTGGACGCGGTCGAGCGCGAGCACCTGTACCGGCTGGCCCGGCCCTGGTCGGACACCGACCGGCCGGACGGGGCCGCGCCCGCCCAGCGGGTCCGGCCGGGGCTGCGCCGGCTGCTGGACTCGGCTGCGGACGTGCCGGCGTACGTCGTCGGGCGCAACACCGACGTCCTGGCGTGGAACCGGCTCGCGGCGGCCCTCATCACGGACTTCGGCGCGCTGCCGCCCCGGCAGCGGAACCTGGCCCGGCTGGTCTTCCTGGACGAGGGCGTACGCGGCCTGTACGCCGACTGGCGCGGCAAGGCGAGCGACGTCGCCGCCTACCTCCGGCTCGACGCGGGACGGCACCCGGACGACCCGGAGACGGCCGCGCTGATCGCGGAACTCTCGGCCGTGAGCCCGGAGTTCAGGGAGGCGTGGGCCGAGCACCGGCTCAAGGACAAGACGCACGGCCGGTACCTCTACCGGCACCCGGCGGTCGGCGAACTCGACCTGGGCTTCGAGACGTTCCGGCTGCCCGACGACCCGGACCAGGCGCTCGTCGCGCACACGGTGGACGAGGGATCGCCGTCCGACACGGCGCTGCGGCTGCTGGCGGTGTGGGCCCGGGAGGGGCTGCCGTCGGGGCGGTGA